In the Streptomyces sp. NBC_00525 genome, one interval contains:
- a CDS encoding glycoside hydrolase family 43 protein codes for MPVRDQTGPTVGNPVIPGFHPDPSVCRVGDDYYLACSSFEYFPGIPLFHSRDLVHWTQLGNVLDRPAQLHLTPDTRASGGIYAPTLRHHDGRFWLIVTNVEVGNLLFTATDPAGPWSDPVPLPGVPGIDPDLAWDEDGTCWCTVAGVSQVRIDPYTGETFGEPRRIWSGASGAKAPEAPHLYRIGDHWYLLIAEGGTERGHAVSVARGPSPAGPFEPCPDNPVLTHRGREHPVQNTGHGDLVQGPDGSWWLVLLGVRPGGGTPGWHVLGRETFLAPVTWVDGWPVVGEVSTELPAPPWPLQPTPAAPVRDDFDGAAPRPYWISPRRSTAGRSGTTERPGWLTLRGRGGSLDDPDAVFTGRRQQHLSCRARTLVDAADGCGGLAVRLDEAHHYAVETDGAEIRLVARIGPLRTVVAAVPAPAGPVTLGIDVRRTAPPVAPCTGPDTITLGHEDPSGTFTALGTLDGRYLSTEVTGGFTGRVIGLYAADGTVHFDWFAYDGLEE; via the coding sequence ATGCCAGTCCGAGACCAGACGGGCCCCACCGTCGGCAACCCGGTGATCCCCGGATTCCACCCCGACCCCAGCGTCTGCCGGGTCGGGGACGACTACTACCTGGCGTGCTCCAGCTTCGAGTACTTTCCGGGCATACCCCTCTTCCACAGCCGCGACCTGGTCCACTGGACGCAGCTCGGCAACGTCCTCGACCGCCCCGCGCAGTTGCACCTCACCCCGGACACCCGCGCCTCCGGCGGCATCTACGCGCCGACCCTCCGGCACCACGACGGCCGGTTCTGGCTGATCGTCACCAACGTCGAGGTGGGCAACCTGCTGTTCACCGCCACCGACCCGGCAGGACCCTGGTCCGACCCGGTCCCGCTCCCCGGCGTACCGGGCATCGACCCGGACCTCGCCTGGGACGAGGACGGCACCTGCTGGTGCACCGTGGCCGGGGTCTCCCAGGTCCGCATCGACCCGTACACCGGCGAGACCTTCGGCGAACCCCGGCGCATCTGGTCCGGGGCGTCCGGGGCGAAGGCCCCCGAGGCACCGCACCTCTACCGGATCGGCGACCACTGGTACCTGCTGATCGCGGAGGGCGGCACCGAGCGCGGGCACGCCGTCTCCGTGGCGCGCGGCCCCTCGCCCGCCGGCCCGTTCGAGCCCTGCCCGGACAACCCGGTCCTCACCCACCGGGGCCGCGAGCACCCCGTGCAGAACACCGGCCACGGCGACCTGGTCCAGGGCCCGGACGGCTCCTGGTGGCTGGTGCTGCTCGGGGTACGGCCGGGCGGCGGCACCCCCGGCTGGCACGTGCTGGGCCGGGAGACCTTCCTCGCCCCGGTGACCTGGGTGGACGGCTGGCCCGTCGTCGGCGAGGTCAGCACCGAACTCCCGGCCCCGCCCTGGCCGTTGCAGCCCACACCGGCCGCCCCGGTCCGGGACGACTTCGACGGGGCCGCGCCCCGCCCGTACTGGATCTCCCCCCGCCGCTCGACGGCCGGCCGGTCCGGGACGACGGAGCGGCCCGGCTGGCTGACCCTGCGCGGCAGGGGCGGCAGCCTGGACGACCCGGACGCGGTCTTCACCGGCCGCCGCCAGCAGCACCTCTCCTGCCGCGCCCGGACCCTCGTGGACGCGGCGGACGGCTGCGGCGGCCTCGCGGTCCGCCTGGACGAGGCGCACCACTACGCGGTCGAGACGGACGGCGCCGAGATCCGCCTCGTCGCCCGCATCGGCCCCCTGCGCACGGTGGTCGCCGCCGTCCCGGCCCCCGCCGGCCCGGTCACCCTCGGCATCGACGTACGCCGCACCGCGCCGCCCGTCGCCCCGTGCACCGGGCCGGACACGATCACCCTGGGCCACGAGGACCCGTCCGGCACCTTCACCGCACTCGGCACGCTGGACGGCCGCTACCTCTCCACCGAGGTGACGGGCGGCTTCACGGGCCGGGTGATCGGCCTGTACGCGGCCGACGGCACGGTCCACTTCGACTGGTTCGCGTACGACGGGCTGGAGGAGTAG
- a CDS encoding SDR family oxidoreductase, producing the protein MTTADTSSPAASRPLALITGVGRTVGIGAGIARQLAASGWDIAFTYWTPYDRRMDWGEERGAAGAIEASLAAHGARTAAIEADLIDPDAPTRIFDEAESRIGPVTALVLSHAESVDSGLLDTTLASFDRHFAVNARATWLLIREYALRFRAPAGSGRIVALTSDHTVGNLPYGASKGALDRITLAAARELAHLGVTANVINPGPIDTGWMTEELAEELRLGTPLGRLGTPQDTAHLVDFLCSPQGQWVNGQLLKSNGGAA; encoded by the coding sequence GTGACCACCGCAGACACCTCCTCCCCCGCCGCATCCCGTCCGCTCGCCCTGATCACCGGCGTCGGCCGCACCGTCGGCATCGGCGCCGGGATCGCGCGTCAACTCGCCGCTTCCGGGTGGGACATCGCCTTCACCTACTGGACGCCCTACGACCGCCGGATGGACTGGGGCGAGGAGCGCGGCGCGGCCGGGGCCATCGAGGCCTCGCTCGCCGCGCACGGCGCCCGCACCGCCGCGATCGAGGCGGACCTGATCGACCCGGACGCCCCCACCCGGATCTTCGACGAGGCCGAGAGCCGCATCGGGCCGGTCACCGCGCTGGTGCTCAGCCACGCCGAGTCCGTGGACTCCGGCCTCCTGGACACCACCCTGGCGAGTTTCGACCGCCACTTCGCGGTGAACGCCCGCGCCACCTGGCTGCTCATCCGGGAGTACGCGCTGCGCTTCCGGGCCCCCGCGGGCAGCGGCCGGATCGTCGCGCTCACCAGCGACCACACGGTCGGCAACCTGCCGTACGGGGCCAGCAAGGGCGCCCTGGACCGCATCACCCTGGCCGCCGCGCGCGAACTGGCCCACCTGGGAGTCACGGCCAACGTCATCAACCCCGGCCCGATCGACACCGGCTGGATGACCGAGGAGCTGGCGGAGGAGCTGCGCCTGGGCACGCCGCTGGGCCGGCTCGGCACCCCGCAGGACACCGCCCACCTGGTGGACTTCCTCTGCTCCCCGCAGGGCCAGTGGGTCAACGGCCAGCTCCTCAAGAGCAACGGCGGAGCCGCGTAG
- a CDS encoding TRM11 family SAM-dependent methyltransferase: MRYFIQYPAGTSELVADAMAHFVDGFRAEYQDDSAMLFSSTSPMERVAAIPFAKNAFSVISEIRRGDIDRNIAQLAGSLKESPFPSLPGERARGFRVMVHVDGELASVGGAAKREIERAVSACTEMRLEPSGRGQEYWVIGRLDMADLMFCARLPKQARPRKARGALSHELSSMLVLASEPQPGDTFLDPFAGSGSFVVSRLGLPAREVVYSDLDLAEHREQLPDEVLRDRRLRLLDEDAMTLPSFDDGSVDVVVTDPPWGEHEELPVPYEEFARTTSESLARVLHPEHGRFVLLCARRGAAVFDAAFSDAGLPVRATHEILVNGHPATVFVGGRSTGAAAAGPKPAGEPRKPSKPSRPLLIGMHTYRRSLNRFAR; encoded by the coding sequence ATGCGCTATTTCATCCAGTACCCCGCCGGTACCAGTGAGCTGGTCGCCGATGCCATGGCGCACTTCGTCGACGGCTTCCGCGCGGAGTACCAGGACGACAGCGCCATGCTCTTCTCCTCGACGTCGCCGATGGAACGCGTGGCCGCCATTCCCTTCGCGAAGAACGCCTTTTCGGTGATCAGCGAAATTCGCCGCGGTGACATCGACCGGAATATCGCGCAGCTGGCCGGCTCGCTCAAGGAGTCGCCATTCCCGTCGCTGCCGGGTGAACGCGCGCGAGGCTTCCGGGTCATGGTCCATGTGGACGGCGAACTGGCCTCGGTCGGCGGCGCCGCGAAGCGGGAGATCGAGCGCGCGGTCTCCGCGTGCACGGAGATGCGGCTGGAGCCCAGCGGCCGGGGCCAGGAGTACTGGGTCATCGGCCGCCTCGACATGGCCGACCTGATGTTCTGCGCCCGGCTGCCCAAGCAGGCGCGGCCCAGGAAGGCGCGCGGCGCCCTGTCCCACGAACTGTCGTCGATGCTCGTCCTGGCGTCCGAGCCGCAGCCCGGCGACACGTTCCTGGACCCCTTCGCGGGCAGCGGCTCCTTCGTGGTCAGCCGCCTCGGCCTGCCGGCCCGCGAGGTCGTCTACTCCGACCTGGATCTCGCGGAGCACCGCGAGCAGTTGCCGGACGAGGTACTGCGCGACCGGCGGCTGCGGCTGCTGGACGAGGACGCCATGACCCTGCCGTCCTTCGACGACGGCTCGGTGGACGTCGTGGTGACCGACCCGCCGTGGGGCGAGCACGAGGAACTGCCCGTCCCGTACGAGGAGTTCGCCCGCACCACGAGCGAGTCGCTGGCCCGCGTCCTGCATCCGGAGCACGGCCGGTTCGTGCTCCTGTGCGCCCGCCGGGGCGCGGCCGTCTTCGACGCGGCGTTCTCGGACGCCGGTCTCCCGGTCCGCGCGACGCACGAGATCCTGGTCAACGGGCATCCCGCCACGGTCTTCGTCGGCGGGCGGAGCACCGGCGCCGCGGCGGCAGGGCCGAAGCCGGCAGGTGAGCCCCGCAAGCCCTCGAAACCCTCCCGCCCCCTCCTCATCGGCATGCACACCTACCGTCGCTCCCTGAACCGCTTCGCCCGCTGA
- a CDS encoding 4'-phosphopantetheinyl transferase superfamily protein, which translates to MALVSGCSVALSLHEVPGSGQLGPAMPFTERERRWARAAPEGRRAERLARLWTRKEAALRLMGSPLSAAAESDALAPDGLGDVLLRRPERVAWSAPLGSPQEAYVRSLAAEPGLAAAAATSAPVTRVCMWYVDSAVRAEGDDPVGEPVGGGNAGEHRSSVAGGTTLPLLSTVW; encoded by the coding sequence TTGGCGCTCGTCAGTGGCTGCTCGGTCGCGCTGAGCCTGCACGAGGTTCCGGGCTCGGGACAGCTCGGGCCGGCGATGCCGTTCACCGAGAGGGAGCGGCGCTGGGCCCGGGCGGCCCCGGAGGGCAGGAGGGCGGAACGCCTGGCCCGGCTGTGGACCCGTAAGGAAGCCGCCCTCAGACTCATGGGCAGCCCGCTGTCCGCGGCGGCCGAGTCCGACGCGCTCGCCCCCGACGGGCTGGGAGATGTGCTGCTGCGCCGACCGGAGCGGGTGGCGTGGAGCGCGCCCCTGGGATCACCGCAGGAGGCATACGTGCGGAGCCTGGCGGCCGAGCCCGGTCTCGCGGCGGCCGCCGCTACGTCGGCGCCGGTCACCCGGGTGTGCATGTGGTACGTCGACTCGGCTGTTCGCGCCGAGGGCGACGACCCGGTCGGCGAGCCGGTGGGGGGAGGGAACGCCGGAGAACACCGGTCCTCCGTAGCTGGGGGAACCACCCTGCCGTTGTTGTCGACCGTCTGGTAG
- a CDS encoding alpha/beta hydrolase has product MDTRRPFRTLALALGTAGLLVSGCSGGDASSGAASSAEAASASPSPVPAALKRFYSQDLRWRDCGVSGFQCTTMKAPLDYAKPDGDEIKLAVSRKKATGPGKRIGSLLVNPGGPGGSAIGYLQAYAGIGYPAQVRARYDMVAIDPRGVARSEPVECLTGAQMDAYTQVDQTPDDAAEVTELSAAFEKFAAGCEKRSGEILPHVSTVETARDMDMLRALLGDERLNYVGASYGTFLGATYAELFPGRTGRLVLDGAMDPSLPSVEANRDQTAGFETAFQSFAEDCVEQADCPLGTTSASDAADRLKQLFARLDAKPIPTGESRELGESLATTGVIAAMYDESAWPQLRDALAAADSGDGAGLLALADSYYEREPDGKYANLMFANAAVNCVDLPPAFADPEAVDKALPSFEKASPVFGRGFAWAALNCAYWPVHPTGTAHRIEAEGAAPIVVVGTTRDPATPYAWARSLADQLSSGTLLTYEGDGHTAYGRGSDCVDTAINTYLLEGTPPPADKKCT; this is encoded by the coding sequence ATGGACACCAGGCGCCCGTTCCGCACTCTCGCCCTCGCGCTCGGCACTGCCGGCCTGCTCGTCTCCGGATGCAGCGGCGGGGACGCGTCGTCGGGTGCCGCGTCCTCCGCCGAGGCGGCTTCCGCCTCGCCCTCTCCCGTACCGGCGGCCCTCAAACGGTTCTACTCCCAGGACCTTCGCTGGCGGGACTGCGGGGTCAGCGGCTTCCAGTGCACGACGATGAAGGCGCCGCTCGACTACGCGAAACCGGACGGCGACGAGATCAAGTTGGCCGTGTCCCGGAAGAAGGCGACCGGCCCCGGCAAACGGATCGGCTCCCTGCTGGTGAATCCGGGCGGCCCCGGCGGCTCGGCCATCGGCTACCTCCAGGCCTACGCCGGGATCGGCTACCCCGCCCAGGTGCGCGCCCGCTACGACATGGTGGCGATCGACCCGCGCGGGGTGGCGCGCAGCGAGCCCGTCGAGTGCCTGACCGGGGCGCAGATGGACGCGTACACGCAGGTCGACCAGACCCCGGACGACGCGGCCGAGGTCACGGAGCTGAGCGCGGCCTTCGAGAAGTTCGCGGCCGGCTGCGAGAAGCGCTCCGGCGAGATCCTGCCGCACGTCTCGACGGTGGAGACGGCCCGCGACATGGACATGCTGCGCGCCCTGCTCGGGGACGAGCGCCTGAACTATGTGGGGGCGTCGTACGGGACGTTCCTCGGGGCGACGTACGCGGAGCTGTTCCCCGGTCGCACCGGCCGCCTGGTCCTGGACGGGGCGATGGACCCGTCGCTCCCGTCGGTGGAGGCGAACCGCGACCAGACGGCGGGGTTCGAGACGGCGTTCCAGTCCTTCGCGGAGGACTGCGTGGAGCAGGCGGACTGCCCGCTCGGCACCACGTCCGCCTCCGACGCGGCGGACCGCCTCAAGCAGCTGTTCGCGCGGCTGGACGCGAAGCCGATCCCCACGGGCGAGTCCCGCGAACTCGGGGAGTCGCTCGCCACGACGGGGGTGATCGCCGCCATGTACGACGAGTCGGCCTGGCCCCAGCTGAGGGATGCGCTGGCCGCCGCCGATTCCGGCGACGGCGCCGGTCTGCTCGCCCTGGCCGACAGCTACTACGAGCGCGAGCCGGACGGGAAGTACGCCAACCTGATGTTCGCCAACGCCGCGGTGAACTGCGTCGACCTCCCGCCCGCCTTCGCCGACCCCGAGGCCGTCGACAAGGCCCTGCCCTCCTTCGAGAAGGCGTCCCCGGTCTTCGGCAGGGGCTTCGCCTGGGCGGCCCTGAACTGCGCCTACTGGCCCGTCCACCCCACGGGCACCGCCCACCGCATCGAGGCCGAGGGCGCCGCCCCCATCGTCGTGGTCGGCACCACGCGTGACCCGGCCACCCCGTACGCCTGGGCCCGGTCCCTGGCCGACCAGCTCTCCTCGGGCACCCTCCTCACCTACGAGGGCGACGGCCACACCGCGTACGGCCGCGGCAGCGATTGCGTCGACACGGCGATCAACACGTACCTCCTGGAGGGCACCCCGCCCCCCGCCGACAAGAAGTGCACCTGA
- a CDS encoding transcriptional regulator encodes MELIGRLVAARSGQLSGDWERARDDLNALIGQLTSPDAAAGSEEVLWEARWELAVTLGHLAEQEARLDVLTDLLAAPMTEYAPMFQARVLIETARALRRLGRLSESVSYAEQAVRITGELGVAPTEHTEALVAAVSAYAESGDWQRADVLCEELLAGTGQSVPPHVDASALWAAGGLRRLAGRPSEALDLLNRADALAGAGADLADRARLVRARALAALAAGEHEGARTLIEQSRALTELLGSPSARSLQSALECLTALCRGETEQADRLVPDIVPETPDLPLLDQAWSGIVRARAHRAAGRSAQAEADYRWVADRYERLGSYRLAMETWRELHADAGDDPAADPHGLVMP; translated from the coding sequence ATGGAGCTGATCGGCCGCCTCGTCGCGGCCCGCTCCGGCCAGCTCTCCGGTGACTGGGAGCGCGCCCGCGACGATCTCAACGCGTTGATCGGCCAGTTGACCTCCCCTGACGCGGCGGCCGGGTCCGAGGAGGTGCTGTGGGAGGCCCGCTGGGAGCTCGCTGTCACGCTCGGGCACCTCGCAGAGCAGGAGGCGCGGCTCGATGTGCTGACGGACCTGCTGGCGGCCCCCATGACCGAGTACGCCCCGATGTTCCAGGCCCGTGTTCTGATCGAGACCGCCCGGGCCCTGCGCCGACTGGGCCGGCTCTCCGAGAGCGTGAGTTACGCCGAACAGGCCGTGCGGATCACCGGGGAACTCGGTGTCGCCCCGACCGAGCACACAGAAGCCCTCGTTGCCGCCGTCTCGGCGTATGCCGAGAGCGGTGACTGGCAGCGTGCCGATGTCCTGTGCGAGGAACTCCTCGCGGGAACCGGCCAAAGTGTGCCGCCTCACGTGGACGCGTCGGCCCTGTGGGCCGCCGGTGGGTTGCGTCGGCTGGCCGGCCGGCCGTCGGAGGCACTCGACCTGCTGAACAGGGCGGACGCCCTGGCCGGTGCCGGCGCCGATCTGGCGGACCGGGCCCGGCTGGTACGGGCACGCGCGCTGGCGGCCCTGGCGGCCGGTGAACATGAAGGCGCTCGGACGCTGATCGAGCAGTCGCGTGCCCTGACGGAACTGCTCGGCTCGCCGAGCGCCCGCAGCCTGCAGTCCGCGCTGGAGTGCCTCACCGCCCTGTGCCGGGGCGAGACCGAGCAGGCCGACCGGCTCGTCCCGGACATCGTGCCCGAGACCCCGGACCTGCCCCTGCTCGATCAGGCATGGAGCGGCATCGTCCGGGCCCGCGCCCATCGCGCCGCCGGCCGGTCCGCTCAGGCGGAGGCCGACTACCGCTGGGTGGCCGACCGCTACGAGCGACTCGGCTCCTACCGGCTCGCGATGGAGACCTGGCGCGAACTCCACGCCGACGCCGGGGACGATCCCGCAGCCGATCCGCACGGGCTGGTCATGCCGTAG
- a CDS encoding MAB_1171c family putative transporter gives MTYVPYSIPAVLLAIALFFKIPTFIRAWRNPEVRATTLLLVWASAAFVTIIPLNIERLNDVTGVPNIAAPWAYSFLTASGATSLAMIMRWSEEPSEDRRRKIRRIHAIYTGMIGVLWVTFFLADTPDVRIHDLDTYYAGTPWMREHILLYLLAHFTTCSASVFMLWKWFKAVKNPWLKSGVVFLQGSFVMGLAFGTSKLTAITARWSGADWDWLSTRVAPHLAILEGALAAVGFITPQAGPVLKRWNRNRREYRRLRPLWRAVFVLAPAAATARLGYWVPLELRVLQRRQRIHDSLRLLAPYYNTDLYHQAYTEATATYTEPKARAIAGAVAIRDAIAAYNNGTPISVWRQSPQIGTEITDRIDAVSVALDSAATVNSLHQRATRTGTMDTHA, from the coding sequence ATGACCTACGTTCCCTACTCGATCCCTGCTGTCCTGCTGGCGATCGCGCTGTTCTTCAAGATTCCGACGTTCATCCGGGCCTGGCGCAACCCCGAGGTAAGAGCGACAACCTTGCTGCTGGTCTGGGCCTCGGCTGCTTTCGTCACCATCATTCCCCTCAACATCGAGCGCCTCAACGACGTCACGGGTGTCCCTAACATAGCGGCACCGTGGGCCTATTCGTTTCTGACCGCGTCCGGTGCCACCAGCCTGGCCATGATCATGCGCTGGAGTGAGGAGCCATCCGAAGACCGGCGGCGCAAGATCCGCCGCATCCATGCGATCTACACCGGCATGATCGGAGTTCTGTGGGTCACCTTCTTCCTCGCCGACACACCGGACGTACGAATCCACGACCTCGACACCTACTACGCCGGCACGCCATGGATGCGTGAACACATCCTGTTGTACCTGCTCGCACACTTCACCACATGCTCCGCTTCGGTGTTCATGCTCTGGAAGTGGTTCAAGGCAGTCAAGAACCCCTGGCTGAAATCAGGCGTCGTCTTCCTGCAAGGCTCCTTCGTCATGGGCCTGGCCTTCGGAACAAGCAAACTGACTGCGATCACGGCCCGCTGGTCCGGCGCCGACTGGGACTGGCTCAGCACAAGGGTCGCACCACATCTGGCGATCCTGGAGGGCGCGCTCGCAGCCGTGGGATTCATCACTCCCCAGGCCGGTCCGGTCCTCAAGAGGTGGAACCGGAACCGGCGCGAGTACCGCCGGTTGAGACCACTGTGGCGCGCGGTATTCGTCCTGGCTCCCGCCGCGGCAACAGCACGGCTCGGGTACTGGGTTCCCCTGGAGTTGCGCGTGCTGCAGCGCCGCCAGCGCATCCACGACTCTCTGCGCCTGCTCGCCCCGTACTACAACACGGACCTGTACCACCAGGCGTACACGGAGGCCACCGCCACCTACACCGAGCCCAAGGCGCGCGCCATCGCCGGAGCCGTCGCCATCCGCGACGCGATCGCCGCCTACAACAACGGCACACCCATCTCTGTCTGGAGACAGTCCCCACAGATCGGCACCGAGATCACCGACCGTATCGACGCCGTCTCCGTCGCCCTCGACAGTGCTGCCACCGTCAACAGCCTCCACCAGCGGGCAACCAGAACAGGGACCATGGACACACATGCCTGA
- a CDS encoding toxin — translation MNIRAMKSLLSALGREAVHSLDRPADARDVMQEFCRAMSVRSGRPIELLFRRFPADIPVSGMRLDCGDRSIIVVEKATVAEAQLVILGHELWHEEQGDCGHYTPGLAATARALVPDQTPEALQRVVDQILTDPDVPREAIRMGAARAESLAECEAAAETFGLLFGSEVRAWVKGRYAEGPVDESTLEGRLNVSLTNRGRRILL, via the coding sequence ATGAACATCCGAGCCATGAAATCCCTTCTGTCGGCGCTGGGGAGGGAAGCAGTTCACTCGCTCGATCGGCCCGCGGACGCGCGGGACGTCATGCAGGAGTTCTGCCGGGCGATGAGTGTTCGTAGCGGCCGCCCGATTGAACTCCTGTTTCGGCGCTTTCCCGCGGACATTCCCGTGTCCGGCATGCGCTTGGACTGCGGGGACCGGTCGATCATCGTGGTCGAGAAGGCAACCGTGGCGGAGGCGCAGCTGGTCATCCTCGGACACGAACTGTGGCACGAGGAACAAGGCGACTGCGGCCACTACACCCCCGGTCTAGCGGCTACCGCCCGCGCGCTCGTGCCCGATCAGACCCCGGAAGCGTTGCAGCGTGTGGTCGACCAGATCCTGACCGACCCGGATGTACCGCGCGAAGCGATCCGGATGGGCGCGGCGCGTGCGGAGTCCCTTGCGGAGTGCGAGGCGGCAGCGGAAACCTTCGGCCTACTGTTCGGCAGCGAGGTCCGTGCATGGGTAAAAGGCCGCTACGCCGAAGGCCCCGTCGATGAGTCGACTCTCGAGGGTCGCCTCAACGTGTCGCTCACCAACCGCGGTCGACGCATACTCTTATGA
- a CDS encoding MFS transporter, which produces MTEALPAVSRPWGMRALLGAVLISSVGEAMVIVAVPWFVLEATGSAARTGVLLAVGAVSSGLAGLLAGPLVDRWGFKRMAVTAWVFGGAAAACIPVLHHLGRLDFATLIALTVAASVLDVPGVAAVTGLVPGLAGAARMPLERGNALLGGVHQAAQLAGVPLGGLATATLGADTVLALDALGCLLAAFLILVGVPSPGPTPSAPAAEAPAGREPSLAVRAYLDEIRVGLRLLWRERLVRALACSGAAFNALDSGLAGVLLAVYAHRELGSAAGLGVMLTAFSVGVLVGTGAYAVVGHRFGRRPAYLASGAGVGLLVAGLAVVSPSLPTAAVLLGLLGVVAAPVGPVRTTAFQRELRAETYGRVVSAVDTIGTAAVPLGAAATAVAAESLGVRPALAALAVAYLAVVTACWRSSALRTL; this is translated from the coding sequence ATGACTGAAGCTCTGCCCGCCGTGTCGCGTCCGTGGGGGATGCGCGCCCTCCTGGGTGCGGTGCTCATCAGTTCGGTTGGCGAGGCCATGGTGATCGTCGCCGTGCCCTGGTTCGTCCTGGAAGCGACGGGTAGTGCGGCGCGCACCGGCGTCCTGCTCGCGGTCGGCGCGGTCTCCTCGGGGCTGGCCGGCTTGCTGGCCGGGCCGCTGGTGGACCGCTGGGGCTTCAAGCGCATGGCCGTCACCGCCTGGGTCTTCGGGGGTGCCGCAGCCGCTTGCATCCCTGTGCTGCATCATCTCGGGCGGCTCGACTTCGCCACATTGATCGCTCTGACGGTGGCGGCGTCGGTGCTCGACGTGCCCGGTGTCGCCGCGGTGACGGGCCTCGTCCCCGGCCTCGCCGGAGCCGCGCGGATGCCCCTGGAGCGCGGCAACGCACTGCTCGGCGGCGTCCACCAGGCCGCCCAGCTGGCCGGGGTGCCGCTCGGCGGCCTGGCCACCGCGACACTCGGCGCCGACACCGTCCTCGCCCTGGACGCGCTCGGCTGCCTCCTGGCGGCTTTCTTGATCCTGGTCGGTGTCCCGTCGCCGGGGCCGACCCCGTCGGCGCCGGCTGCCGAGGCGCCGGCGGGCCGGGAACCATCCCTGGCTGTCCGCGCCTACCTGGACGAGATCCGGGTGGGACTGCGGCTTCTGTGGCGGGAGCGGCTGGTGCGGGCGCTGGCCTGCTCGGGTGCTGCGTTCAATGCGTTGGACAGCGGTTTGGCGGGGGTGCTTCTGGCTGTATACGCGCACCGGGAGCTCGGCAGCGCCGCCGGGCTCGGGGTGATGCTGACGGCTTTCAGTGTCGGGGTGCTGGTGGGCACCGGCGCCTACGCGGTCGTCGGGCACCGGTTCGGGCGGCGGCCGGCCTACCTGGCGTCCGGGGCCGGCGTCGGGTTGCTGGTCGCGGGGCTCGCCGTGGTGTCCCCGTCGCTTCCGACGGCAGCCGTCCTGCTGGGCCTGCTGGGGGTGGTGGCCGCCCCCGTCGGCCCGGTGCGGACCACCGCCTTCCAGCGCGAGCTGCGCGCCGAGACGTACGGGCGGGTCGTCTCCGCGGTCGACACGATCGGGACGGCCGCCGTACCACTGGGCGCGGCCGCCACCGCTGTGGCCGCGGAGTCGCTGGGGGTGCGGCCCGCCCTCGCTGCCCTGGCCGTCGCCTACCTGGCGGTGGTGACCGCCTGCTGGAGATCCTCGGCACTGCGGACACTGTGA